The Coffea arabica cultivar ET-39 chromosome 1e, Coffea Arabica ET-39 HiFi, whole genome shotgun sequence genome has a window encoding:
- the LOC113693939 gene encoding zinc finger BED domain-containing protein RICESLEEPER 2-like, with protein sequence MDTSNQEQSSPIIRSVGDSASPVNIIDKGIAVNIDEELEFSLGDEELGSEDEALEGDTHATTQTIVEEAAADDGLDAFRKKKRQKKSVAWDDFKDVEVGHQKTLMSECIHCHAKFKKTKTSTTSSLLRHRKSCAIRFQKLKKATQQTKINFPSADSAEASQTYLHSGTFDMAAMREATAEWVLMHEHPFSIVEEEGFNLMQKRGMPEWQRINRTMNKNDCTSVYEREKTKLKNQLKKVKKISLTTDLWKSKNQKNEYMVVTGHWIDSNWRLQKRVLNFVHVPPPRRGIQIADAIFKCLTDWGIESKIYTISVDNASNNDSALRCLKDTFSRNKCLLAKGKLFHVRCCAHILNLMVQDGLSWIKEIVDTIRDSVEFINKTDGRRLQFAEIVRRLQLPEKMLIYDCKTRWNSTYEMLTCTLKFQDVFPRYRDREPNYDFCPTTEDWEKVSKVCNILKAFWKATHVISGSDYPTANLYLNEVCRIKVLLDSKVDDEDDFVRSMVQKMKLKFDKYWGECNLLMSIAAILDPRCKMRVINYCFPLLYPPHEVQSNIGNVRQALYDLYDEYVEIHVSGQSGSSSQLLIGSDHPTKSSSSASSSMSHVSGMSEFLTHIATVESVQPVKNELDTYFEDGLLTAADDSTIDIVNLDALKWWKDTTKYKILPKMAADILAIPISTVASEATFSAGTRIGVVSYTG encoded by the exons ATGGATACGTCCAACCAAGAGCAATCTTCACCAATTATTAGATCAGTTGGTGATTCCGCTAGTCCAGTGAATATCATTGACAAGGGTATTGCTGTTAACATTGACGAAGAGCTGGAATTCTCTCTTGGTGATGAAGAATTAGGGAGTGAAGATGAAGCATTAGAAGGTGATACACATGCAACCACTCAAACAATTGTAGAAGAAGCTGCTGCGGATGATGGCTTGGATgcttttcgaaaaaaaaagaggcagaAAAAATCAGTAGCATGGGATGACTTTAAAGATGTTGAAGTTGGCCATCAAAAAACTCTCATGTCTGAGTGTATTCATTGCCATGCAAAGTTCAAGAAGACGAAAACTAGTACAACTTCAAGTTTGCTAAGGCATAGGAAGTCATGTGCTATTCGatttcaaaaactaaaaaaagcaACACAACAAACAAAGATCAATTTCCCATCTGCTGATTCTGCCGAAGCTTCTCAAACCTACCTTCACTCCGGGACGTTTGATATGGCAGCCATGAGAGAGGCTACTGCTGAATGGGTGCTTATGCATGAGCATCCATTTTCAATTGTGGAGGAAGAAGGCTTCAATTTGATGCAAAAAAGAGGGATGCCCGAATGGCAAAGAATCAATCGGACTATGAACAAAAATGATTGCACATCAGTTTATGAAAGAGAGAAGACAAAATTGAAGAATCAATTAAAGAAAGTCAAGAAAATCAGCTTGACTACAGATCTTTGGAAGTCCAAGAACCAAAAAAATGAGTATATGGTCGTAACCGGGCATTGGATTGATAGTAACTGGAGATTGCAGAAACGGGTTCTCAACTTTGTGCACGTCCCTCCTCCACGTCGGGGCATCCAAATTGCGGATGCTATTTTCAAATGTTTAACGGATTGGGGAATTGAGAGTAAGATTTATACAATCTCAGTCGATAATGCCTCAAATAATGACAGTGCACTGAGATGTTTGAAGGACACTTTCTCCAGAAACAAGTGTCTATTAGCAAAAGGAAAGTTATTTCATGTGAGATGTTGTGCTCATATACTGAATTTGATGGTTCAAGACGGACTTAGTTGGATCAAGGAAATAGTTGACACAATCAGGGACAGTGTGGAGTTTATCAATAAGACAGATGGAAGACGCTTGCAATTTGCTGAAATTGTACGCCGGCTGCAGTTGCCAGAAAAAATGCTAATTTATGACTGCAAAACAAGGTGGAATTCTACTTATGAGATGCTGACTTGTACACTGAAGTTTCAAGATGTTTTTCCAAGATACAGAGATAGAGAGCCAAATTATGATTTCTGTCCAACCACAGAAGATTGGGAAAAGGTTTCAAAAGTGTGCAATATTTTAAAAGCTTTTTGGAAAGCAACTCATGTGATATCTGGTAGTGATTATCCGACAGCAAATTTATATCTAAATGAAGTTTGTCGGATAAAAGTGCTACTAGATAGTAaggttgatgatgaagatgattttgtcCGGTCAATGGTGCAAAAGATGAAGCTGAAATTTGATAAGTATTGGGGAGAATGTAACTTATTAATGTCTATAGCAGCTATTTTGGATCCCAGATGCAAGATGAGGGTCATAAACTATTGTTTTCCATTACTTTATCCTCCACATGAAGTGCAAAGCAATATAGGCAATGTTCGACAAGCCTTGTATGACCTATATGATGAATATGTGGAGATACATGTTTCAGGCCAAAGTGGATCATCTTCTCAACTACTAATCGGCAGTGATCACCCAACCAAGAGCAGTAGTAGTGCATCTTCATCAATGTCCCATGTTTCGGGTATGAGTGAATTTCTGACCCATATTGCTACCGTTGAGAGTGTTCAACCCGTCAAGAATGAATTGGATACCTACTTTGAAGATGGTCTCCTCACAGCTGCAGATGATTCAACGATAGACATCGTGAATTTGGATGCCTTGAAGTGGTGGAAAGACACGACAAAATACAAGATTCTTCCCAAGATGGCTGCTGATATTTTAGCCATTCCAATAAGCACTGTAGCTTCAGAAGCTACATTTAGTGCTGGAACCAGA ATTGGTGTCGTAAGCTACACGgggtga